One Gordonia sp. SID5947 genomic region harbors:
- a CDS encoding alpha/beta fold hydrolase, whose protein sequence is MTNHDLGRTLRWEGRTVSWDRLGAGPALVFLHGTPWSSALWRPYAEALAARFTVHLWDMPGYGTSSKADDHRVDLETQGALFAHLLDVWDLDKPHVIAHDFGGAVALRTRLLHGHRYASLCLIDVVALRPWGSPFFRLVQQHSDVFEQLPPAVHRGAVEAYIRGASHRGLRDDELEMLVRPWTDARGQAAFYRQIAQADEKYTEEIEPLYGAIDEPTHIIWGTEDTWIPVDRAHRLAASIPHATPTLIPGAGHLIQLDAPAQLSAELIRWREAVR, encoded by the coding sequence ATGACGAACCATGATCTCGGACGCACCCTCCGCTGGGAAGGCCGCACTGTCAGCTGGGACCGCCTCGGCGCTGGACCTGCGCTGGTGTTCCTGCACGGGACACCTTGGTCATCGGCCCTGTGGCGTCCGTATGCCGAGGCATTGGCGGCACGGTTCACCGTCCATCTGTGGGACATGCCCGGATACGGAACATCCTCGAAGGCGGACGACCATCGGGTCGACCTGGAAACCCAGGGTGCGCTGTTTGCGCATCTCCTGGACGTGTGGGATCTCGACAAGCCACATGTCATCGCCCACGACTTCGGCGGCGCGGTCGCGCTGCGGACCCGCCTGCTCCACGGCCACCGATACGCATCTCTGTGTCTGATCGACGTGGTGGCGCTGCGACCGTGGGGGTCGCCCTTCTTCAGGCTCGTCCAGCAGCATTCGGACGTCTTCGAGCAGTTGCCTCCGGCAGTCCATCGCGGCGCGGTCGAGGCCTACATCCGCGGGGCAAGCCACCGAGGCCTCCGCGACGACGAACTCGAGATGCTCGTCCGGCCGTGGACAGATGCCCGTGGACAGGCCGCCTTCTATCGGCAGATCGCCCAGGCGGATGAGAAATACACCGAGGAGATCGAGCCGCTGTACGGGGCCATCGACGAACCGACGCACATCATCTGGGGAACGGAGGACACCTGGATACCGGTAGATCGTGCCCACCGGTTGGCTGCATCGATTCCGCACGCCACGCCGACGCTCATCCCAGGCGCCGGCCATCTGATCCAACTCGACGCACCGGCACAACTCTCCGCCGAATTGATCCGATGGAGAGAGGCGGTGCGATAG
- a CDS encoding metalloregulator ArsR/SmtB family transcription factor has protein sequence MAGRPEHRRFGPGPVDVDEVASGGSGDVDIAQWATRFDLLSDPHRLEILIVLHRRPGIIVGDLAVAVGRTETAVSQALRVLRQQGWVEATRMGRSVSYRLVDNTVHELLHWIGAGHD, from the coding sequence ATGGCCGGGCGGCCCGAGCATCGACGGTTCGGACCGGGGCCTGTCGATGTCGACGAAGTCGCGTCCGGCGGGTCCGGCGACGTCGACATCGCCCAGTGGGCGACCAGGTTCGACCTGCTCTCGGACCCGCACCGTCTGGAGATCCTCATCGTGCTCCATCGCCGGCCGGGCATCATCGTCGGTGACCTCGCGGTTGCCGTCGGTCGCACCGAAACCGCTGTGTCACAAGCGCTCCGCGTGCTCCGTCAGCAGGGGTGGGTGGAGGCCACGCGGATGGGGCGATCGGTCAGCTACCGACTCGTCGACAACACCGTGCACGAGCTGCTGCACTGGATCGGCGCTGGTCACGACTGA
- a CDS encoding ABC transporter ATP-binding protein, with product MTRGDDRSQVAAEVTASDAIVIENLGFAYPDGRVALRDVTLRVAAGERIGLLGPNGAGKTTLMLHLNGVLRATSGQVAINGRTITSATVRDVRREVGLVFQDPDDQLFMPTLAEDVAFGPANFGVTEPQLAERVSTALAEVGMTDRAARGPSQLSGGERRRGALATVLACDPDILVLDEPSANLDPVARRELVETLQQLTTTMVIVTHDLPYAAQLCDRVVIMDAGAIVADGPTGQLLSDDVLLARHRLELPWGFRLP from the coding sequence GTGACGCGCGGCGACGATCGGTCGCAGGTGGCGGCGGAAGTGACCGCTTCGGACGCGATCGTGATCGAGAATCTGGGTTTTGCCTATCCCGATGGCCGCGTCGCCCTGCGCGACGTCACCTTGCGGGTGGCCGCGGGGGAGCGGATCGGTCTCCTCGGACCCAACGGCGCGGGGAAGACAACGCTGATGCTTCACCTCAACGGAGTCCTGCGGGCCACGTCGGGACAGGTGGCGATCAACGGCCGGACCATCACGTCGGCGACGGTGCGTGACGTCCGGCGCGAGGTCGGGCTCGTCTTCCAGGATCCGGACGATCAGCTGTTCATGCCCACCCTCGCCGAAGACGTCGCGTTCGGGCCCGCCAACTTCGGTGTCACCGAACCGCAACTCGCGGAGCGGGTTTCGACGGCGCTCGCGGAAGTCGGCATGACCGACAGGGCCGCCCGCGGACCGTCGCAGCTGTCCGGTGGCGAGCGTCGGAGGGGCGCCCTCGCGACCGTTCTGGCGTGTGACCCCGACATCCTCGTCCTCGACGAGCCCTCGGCGAACCTGGATCCGGTCGCGCGTCGGGAGCTCGTAGAGACCCTTCAGCAGCTCACCACCACCATGGTGATCGTGACCCACGACCTGCCGTATGCGGCGCAACTATGTGACCGGGTGGTGATCATGGACGCCGGTGCCATCGTGGCGGACGGGCCCACCGGCCAGTTGCTGTCCGACGACGTGCTCCTCGCTCGGCACCGACTCGAGTTGCCCTGGGGTTTCCGATTGCCCTGA
- a CDS encoding PDGLE domain-containing protein — translation MSSGDQESGKDVPAATRTGPGRRAFLVTFGVVALFIAGIVSYAASSSPDGLDSATQRGCVLVENAGGEQLRGSCIAQHATDHAMASSPLADYSWFGVGRTTGVAGVIGVLVTLALASAVFWVIANRRRGR, via the coding sequence ATGAGCTCAGGTGACCAGGAGTCGGGCAAGGACGTCCCGGCGGCGACGCGCACCGGACCTGGCCGGCGTGCGTTCCTGGTGACCTTCGGCGTGGTCGCACTGTTCATCGCGGGGATCGTCTCGTATGCGGCGAGCTCGTCTCCGGACGGATTGGATTCGGCGACGCAGCGAGGATGTGTGCTGGTGGAGAACGCCGGAGGCGAGCAGTTGCGCGGTTCCTGTATCGCGCAGCACGCCACCGATCACGCGATGGCGTCGTCGCCGCTCGCCGACTATTCATGGTTCGGTGTCGGTCGCACCACCGGTGTCGCCGGTGTCATCGGTGTCCTGGTCACCCTGGCGCTCGCGAGTGCCGTGTTCTGGGTGATCGCGAACCGGCGACGCGGACGCTGA
- the cbiQ gene encoding cobalt ECF transporter T component CbiQ — protein sequence MGAGHTHPLYRAGVSPVHRAPVEAKLVCLVIFVFAVVATPREMFWPYAVYTAAIVAIWCIARLPVRWVLPRMLIELPFVVLAVLLPFSEGGERVPICGLSLSVPGLFAAWGILVKGTLGVAASVTFAATTPANELPIGLGRLGIPRTIAQILVMMLRYVDLLSAEARRGRIARESRGDSPRALHQAAATATGVGALFLRSYERGERVHVAMLSRGFDGRMPEMPEMPGIATVRSATWRWWLGTTSPALIAVAVAVCARVVAT from the coding sequence GTGGGTGCCGGTCACACACATCCGCTGTATCGCGCCGGGGTCTCTCCGGTACACCGGGCTCCGGTGGAGGCCAAGCTCGTCTGCCTCGTCATCTTCGTCTTCGCAGTCGTGGCCACGCCCCGAGAGATGTTCTGGCCCTACGCCGTGTACACCGCGGCGATCGTCGCGATCTGGTGTATCGCGCGGCTTCCGGTCCGCTGGGTTCTTCCGCGAATGCTGATCGAGCTCCCCTTCGTGGTGCTCGCCGTGTTGCTCCCGTTCTCCGAGGGGGGCGAGCGCGTGCCGATCTGCGGTCTGTCGCTGTCGGTGCCCGGGCTGTTCGCCGCCTGGGGGATCCTGGTGAAAGGCACCCTCGGGGTCGCCGCATCGGTCACCTTCGCCGCGACCACACCTGCGAACGAACTGCCGATCGGTCTGGGCCGCCTCGGTATACCTCGGACGATCGCGCAGATCCTCGTGATGATGCTGCGGTATGTCGACCTGTTGTCCGCCGAGGCGCGTCGCGGTCGGATCGCTCGCGAATCCCGCGGTGACTCACCGCGCGCGCTCCATCAGGCGGCCGCGACCGCGACAGGCGTCGGCGCGTTGTTCCTGCGCAGCTACGAGCGAGGGGAGCGGGTGCACGTCGCGATGTTGTCACGGGGATTCGACGGTCGGATGCCGGAGATGCCGGAGATGCCGGGTATCGCCACCGTCCGCAGCGCCACCTGGAGATGGTGGCTGGGGACGACCTCGCCGGCACTGATCGCGGTGGCGGTCGCTGTGTGCGCCCGGGTGGTGGCGACGTGA
- a CDS encoding energy-coupling factor ABC transporter permease: MHSTTTPQETAVAMHMSDGIIDAPVSLVFGAVALAGVALCAWRARSELDDKTVPMAGLVAAFVFAVQMVNFPILPGVSGHLLGGTLAAILVGPYTGALCVSIVLVVQALLFADGGVTALGANITNMALLGTAVGFAVALTSYRVIRSTLRGVRALGVAAFVASVCGTVAAASGFVIEYALGGAATTSLGTVAGYLWGTHALIGVGEGVITAATVMSVARSRPDLVYLLRVTRPAVPAAVEVSR, encoded by the coding sequence ATGCACTCGACGACCACGCCGCAGGAGACGGCAGTCGCCATGCACATGAGCGACGGCATCATCGACGCCCCCGTCTCACTGGTCTTCGGTGCGGTGGCGCTGGCCGGCGTCGCACTCTGCGCGTGGCGTGCCCGATCCGAACTCGACGACAAGACGGTGCCGATGGCGGGCCTGGTCGCGGCATTCGTCTTCGCCGTACAGATGGTCAACTTCCCGATCCTGCCCGGCGTCAGCGGGCACCTCCTCGGTGGCACCCTCGCGGCGATTCTGGTGGGGCCGTACACGGGTGCACTCTGTGTGTCCATCGTGCTGGTCGTGCAGGCGCTCCTCTTCGCCGACGGTGGCGTGACCGCTCTCGGGGCCAACATCACGAACATGGCGCTGCTGGGGACGGCGGTCGGTTTCGCCGTGGCGCTGACGAGCTACCGGGTGATCAGGTCGACGCTTCGTGGGGTACGGGCGCTCGGTGTCGCGGCCTTCGTCGCTTCGGTGTGCGGGACTGTCGCCGCCGCAAGCGGATTCGTCATCGAATATGCGCTGGGCGGTGCGGCGACCACCTCGCTGGGCACGGTCGCCGGGTACCTGTGGGGTACCCACGCGCTGATCGGTGTCGGGGAGGGTGTCATCACCGCCGCGACCGTCATGTCGGTGGCTCGTTCACGTCCCGATCTGGTGTACCTGCTGCGGGTCACCCGGCCCGCCGTACCCGCCGCCGTCGAGGTGTCGCGATGA